Proteins encoded together in one Plasmodium cynomolgi strain B DNA, chromosome 9, whole genome shotgun sequence window:
- a CDS encoding hypothetical protein (putative), with protein sequence MTGTIECISIGIISLLFIKIYALFYKTQNEKDVKEKQDAGGAGAAGDCSSPEPNVKVDIICDITNNFGRHYVKEVIKRKNIIGIIPVYKNYNKEYLDISIFNSFMAQLFNFLNMRNGKLILANEDNCVINFLHKELDMEESDDDEEEILLASCIIINEKVSIIVCVINYEADMEKQLNFFIGKKKKDIFVIINNLFLSNKNGIVKEKMKNKGCKNKEYLTDFYSIIQINMKNFCYFYKRLGNNSFSETYLNGYMYDNLVNTKIYNSLMDMYHDLISEAIKKDNKKINMKKFYTFYGEKCDYTKIVKFTLMKLENNMLLFYIYDIYSYVYYQLILYFSQKQSI encoded by the exons ATGACAGGTACTATTGAATGCATTTCCATCGGAATTATCTCTTtgctttttataaaaatttatgcattattttacaaaacccaaaatgaaaaagatgtaaaggaaaaacaagaTGCTGGCGGTGCGGGAGCTGCTGGTGATTGTTCCAGCCCGGAGCCAAACGTAAAAGTCGACATCATATGCGACATAACGAACAATTTCGGAAGGCATTATGTGAAAGAAgttattaaaaggaaaaacatcaTAGGCATAATTCCTGTATACAAAAACTACAATAAGGAATATCTGGACATCTCCATATTTAACAGTTTTATGGCCCAGCTGTTTAACTTCCTAAATATGCGAAATGGAAAGTTAATACTAGCCAATGAAGATAACTGCGTGATAAACTTTCTGCATAAAGAATTAGATATGGAAGAAAGtgatgacgatgaggaggaaataTTGCTGGCCTCTTGTATTATCATCAACGAGAAGGTGTCTATAATTGTCTGCGTCATTAATTACGAAGCAGACATGGAAAAACaactgaattttttcatagggaagaagaaaaaagacatttttgttattataaataatttattcttaAGTAATAAGAATGGCATTGTAAAAGAGAAGATGAAGAACAAGGgttgtaaaaat AAGGAATATTTAACcgatttttattccattatacaaataaatatgaaaaatttttgctaCTTTTACAAACGTTTgggaaataattcattttcggAAACGTATTTAAATGGATACATGTATGACAATCTTGTCAACACCAAAATTTATAACTCCCTGATGGACATGTATCACGATTTAATTTCGGAagccataaaaaaggataataaaaaaatcaacatgAAGAAGTTTTACACCTTttatggagaaaaatgcgaTTACaccaaaattgtaaaatttacCTTGATGAAGTTGGAAAACAAcatgttgttattttatatatatgacatATATTCCTATGTGTACTACCAGCTAATTTTATACTTCTCTCAGAAGCAGTCCatatag
- a CDS encoding hypothetical protein (putative) encodes MKYDVITQTRKNAKNFETPPQEDVHEESVTINMNTKDNFDISILPDLTYLKYLQIQIEIFYLHKRDCLVAKTTPVQFLGLNEGRSLLSDIYSNEDHFVLFSEGPYLGYGTSGKLTTTTLKKIQSNSLQQVSYFDIITEEAYLKEEKENKEERSNDNFYACCFIQLYEPYVIKSYISIPFNGKEPYFSVFLTKKKTQKRLKKLQDYLNTTVVNKHSKVEDTQRQIILTLQLAKLREGAHKYYKSFSKSSTPIFDEEIN; translated from the exons ATGAAATATGACGTTATTACGCAAACTCggaaaaacgcaaaaaatttCGAGACCCCCCCTCAAGAGGATGTCCACGAGGAATCTGTAACCATAAACATGAACACCAAAGATAACTTTGATATTTCTATTTTGCCTGATTTAACTTATCtgaaatatttacaaatacaaattgaaattttttaccttcacAAGAGAGATTGCCTAGTGGCAAAGACAACTCCCGTTCAATTCTTAGGGCTCAACGAGGGTCGTAGCCTACTGTCAGATATATACAGCAACGAGGATCACTTCGTTTTATTCTCCGAGGGC CCCTATTTAGGATATGGGACGTCTGGCAAATTAACCACTACAA cgttaaaaaaaatccagtCGAACTCGTTGCAGCAAGTATCATACTTTGACATTATAACTGAGGAGGCGTAtttgaaggaggaaaaggaaaacaaggAG GAACGAAGCAACGACAACTTTTACGCGTGCTGCTTCATTCAGTTGTATGAGCCCTACGTGATCAAGTCGTACATCAGTATCCCTTTCAACGGAAA gGAACCCTACTTTAGCGTATttttaacgaaaaagaaaacccaAAAGCGGTTAAAG AAATTGCAAGACTACTTAAACACGACTGTTGTAAATAAGCACTCCAAAGTTGAGGATACCCAAAGGCAAATCATATTAACCTTACAGCTGGCAAAACTGAGG gaggGGGCACATAAGTATTACAAGTCGTTTAGCAAAAGTTCGACGCCTATATTTGATGAGGAAATAAATTGA